In one Chroicocephalus ridibundus chromosome Z, bChrRid1.1, whole genome shotgun sequence genomic region, the following are encoded:
- the KGD4 gene encoding alpha-ketoglutarate dehydrogenase component 4 isoform X2 produces MGSKMAAATRVVQVVKPHTPLIKFPDRKSSPRPKIQESLQASVPSPHASRAQESAGGRSPAFQSTSPVSRVQGTPDTSELARTLPQKYRRKLMSDEEIEFIQRGGPE; encoded by the exons ATGGGCAGTAAGATGGCGGCTGCCACTAGGGTCGTTCAG GTAGTCAAGCCACATACTCCGCTAATTAAGTTCCCAGACAGAAAAAGTAGCCCAAGACCTAAAA TACAGGAATCTCTACAAGCAAGCGTACCATCTCCCCATGCTTCAAGAGCACAGGAGTCTGCAGGAGGCAGATCACCGGCCTTTCAAAGTACTTCGCCTGTTAGTAGAGTACAAGGTACACCAGATACTTCTGAATTAGCAAGAACCTTACCTCAGAAATACAGAAGGAAACTTATGTCAGATGAAGAGATTGAATTTATTCAA CGTGGAGGTCCAGAATAA
- the KGD4 gene encoding alpha-ketoglutarate dehydrogenase component 4 isoform X1, translating into MGSKMAAATRVVQVVKPHTPLIKFPDRKSSPRPKSFAIWVSVQESLQASVPSPHASRAQESAGGRSPAFQSTSPVSRVQGTPDTSELARTLPQKYRRKLMSDEEIEFIQRGGPE; encoded by the exons ATGGGCAGTAAGATGGCGGCTGCCACTAGGGTCGTTCAG GTAGTCAAGCCACATACTCCGCTAATTAAGTTCCCAGACAGAAAAAGTAGCCCAAGACCTAAAAGT TTTGCAATCTGGGTCTCAGTACAGGAATCTCTACAAGCAAGCGTACCATCTCCCCATGCTTCAAGAGCACAGGAGTCTGCAGGAGGCAGATCACCGGCCTTTCAAAGTACTTCGCCTGTTAGTAGAGTACAAGGTACACCAGATACTTCTGAATTAGCAAGAACCTTACCTCAGAAATACAGAAGGAAACTTATGTCAGATGAAGAGATTGAATTTATTCAA CGTGGAGGTCCAGAATAA
- the CENPH gene encoding centromere protein H produces the protein MEPLRREAGMAAESEVEAEVEAKAGGWLVIQPQAKLDVVMLLRLRDRMKQQLTEHSAAVRAIQENGLDHITEQNFIDSATQNLEQDVEKVKVSFQNKALALQRIQLTVALRNKVKQNDNDSRLILETLKDIVKLSSAVLQYQKQAHEKEQKLNNIKMKRLSLKKAGKQKLLEINEMMKKKEEQARRNVSTMMKINNTFKKERNMTTVIQNVFQNLIIASRVNWAEDPSLKAIVLHLEKNVNFL, from the exons ATGGAGCCGCTGAGGCGGGAGGCGGGCATGGCGGCCGAGAGCGAGGTCGAGGCCGAGGTGGAGGCCaaggctgggggctggctggTGATCCAGCCGCAGGCGAAGCTGGACGTCGTCATGCTGCTCCg cctgagGGACCGGATGAAGCAGCAGCTCACGGAGCACAGCGCTGCAGTTCGTGCCA TTCAAGAAAATGGCCTTGATCACATAACTGAACAAAATTTTATTGACAG tgccaCACAAAATTTGGAACAAGATGTGGAGAAAGTAAAAGTCTCTTTCCAGAACAAGGCATTAGCCTTGCAAAG GATCCAGCTTACGGTTGCCCTCAGAAACAAAGTGAAGCAAAATGATAATGACTCACG ACTGATACTGGAAACTCTGAAAGACATAGTAAAGCTCAGCAGTGCAGTACTTCAATATCAGAAG caagcacatgagaaggaacagaaattgaacaacattaaaatgaaaagactCT cattaaaaaaagccGGAAAACAGAAACTACTGGAAATtaatgaaatgatgaaaaagaaGGAGGAACAAGCGAGAAGGAATGTGAGCACAATGATGAAGATAAATAATAcctttaaaaaagagagaaacatgaCTACAGTAATTCAAAATGTATTCCAG AATCTGATAATTGCGAGCAGAGTCAACTGGGCAGAAGATCCGTCTTTAAAGGCCATTGTTCTACATCTtgaaaaaaatgtcaattttCTGTGA
- the CCNB1 gene encoding G2/mitotic-specific cyclin-B1 isoform X3: MALRATRHTQVATDVAPKRSLLPVTVRGEAVCAPKMGLRPRTALGDIGNRVTETKKRAAARMVVEETVCRKVAGTKRTVDISLGKVGTKKTLRAVAKEEVPLPAPEPKLEPQPEPSQENKPVRPKYLDGREINGNMRAMLMDWLVQVQVKFKFHQETLYMAVGIIDCFLQDNPISKKTLQLVGITAMFIASKYEEILPPHIGDFAYITDCTCTTSQICQMERKILQALDFCLGRPVPPHFLRRISKITEADLKQHTLAKYLMELSIVDYDMVHFPPSKTASAASCLALKLLNGCGWTPILQHYTSYTEHDLLPVMQHIAKNVILVNEGATKQMAIKTKYASSKNGKISATEHLKSSTIWNLAQPLINNM, encoded by the exons ATGGCGCTCAGGGCTACCAGG cacacTCAGGTGGCGACCGACGTCGCGCCGAAACGCAGCCTGCTGCCTGTCACCGTGCGCGGGGAGGCGGTGTGCGCCCCCAAGATGGGACTGCGGCCCCGCACCGCTCTGGGGGACATCGGCAACCGCGTCACTGAGACGAAAAAGCGGGCTGCTGCCAGGATGGTGGTGGAGGAGACGGTCTGCAGGAAGGTGGCAGGTACCAAGCGCACGGTGGACATCTCCCTGGGTAAAGTGGGTACCAAGAAGACGCTCAGGGCCGTCGCCAAGGAGGAGGTGCCATTGCCAGCTCCAGAGCCCAAGCTGGAGCCCCAGCCTGAGCCTTCCCAG gaaaacaaacctgTCAGACCCAAATACCTGGATGGCCGGGAAATCAATGGGAACATGCGTGCCATGCTGATGGACTGGCTTGTGCAAGTGCAGGTGAAATTCAAATTCCACCAGGAGACCTTGTATATGGCAGTTGGTATCATCGATTGCTTCTTGCAG GACAATCCTATCTCCAAGAAGACACTGCAGCTGGTCGGTATAACAGCTATGTTCATTGCCAGCAAATATGAAGAGATACTTCCCCCACACATTGGAGACTTTGCCTACATAACTGATTGCACTTGCACTACATCCCAAATCTGCCAGATGGAGAGGAAGATCCTGCAAGCCCTGGACTTTTGTCTGGGTCGCCCTGTCCCTCCGCACTTCTTAAGGAGGATTTCAAAGATAACAGAG GCGGACTTGAAACAGCACACTCTGGCCAAATACCTCATGGAGTTGTCCATTGTGGATTATGATATGGTTCACTTTCCTCCATCTAAGACTGCATCGGCTGCTTCCTGTTTGGCTTTGAAACTCCTCAATGGATGTGGGTGG ACACCAATTCTGCAACACTACACATCTTACACAGAGCATGACCTTCTACCAGTTATGCAGCACATAGCAAAGAATGTAATTCTGGTGAATGAGGGTGCTACCAAGCAGATG GCAATCAAGACCAAATATGCCAGCAGCAAAAATGGCAAGATAAGTGCCACTGAACATCTGAAATCTTCCACTATATGGAATCTAGCACAACCTCTGATTAACAATATGTAA
- the CCNB1 gene encoding G2/mitotic-specific cyclin-B1 isoform X1, with the protein MALRATRHTQVATDVAPKRSLLPVTVRGEAVCAPKMGLRPRTALGDIGNRVTETKKRAAARMVVEETVCRKVAGTKRTVDISLGKVGTKKTLRAVAKEEVPLPAPEPKLEPQPEPSQVEPQSPTPMEICECAPSEDILCQAFSDVLLDVKDVDMDDGDDPHLCSTYVKDIYKYLRELEENKPVRPKYLDGREINGNMRAMLMDWLVQVQVKFKFHQETLYMAVGIIDCFLQDNPISKKTLQLVGITAMFIASKYEEILPPHIGDFAYITDCTCTTSQICQMERKILQALDFCLGRPVPPHFLRRISKITEADLKQHTLAKYLMELSIVDYDMVHFPPSKTASAASCLALKLLNGCGWTPILQHYTSYTEHDLLPVMQHIAKNVILVNEGATKQMAIKTKYASSKNGKISATEHLKSSTIWNLAQPLINNM; encoded by the exons ATGGCGCTCAGGGCTACCAGG cacacTCAGGTGGCGACCGACGTCGCGCCGAAACGCAGCCTGCTGCCTGTCACCGTGCGCGGGGAGGCGGTGTGCGCCCCCAAGATGGGACTGCGGCCCCGCACCGCTCTGGGGGACATCGGCAACCGCGTCACTGAGACGAAAAAGCGGGCTGCTGCCAGGATGGTGGTGGAGGAGACGGTCTGCAGGAAGGTGGCAGGTACCAAGCGCACGGTGGACATCTCCCTGGGTAAAGTGGGTACCAAGAAGACGCTCAGGGCCGTCGCCAAGGAGGAGGTGCCATTGCCAGCTCCAGAGCCCAAGCTGGAGCCCCAGCCTGAGCCTTCCCAG GTGGAGCCTCAGTCTCCAACCCCCATGGAGATATGTGAATGTGCCCCATCAGAGGACATACTGTGTCAGGCTTTTTCTGATGTCTTGCTTGATGTGAAAGATGTAGATATGGATGATGGTGATGACCCACACCTCTGCAGCACCTATGTGAAGGATATCTACAAGTATCTGAGAGAGCTTGAG gaaaacaaacctgTCAGACCCAAATACCTGGATGGCCGGGAAATCAATGGGAACATGCGTGCCATGCTGATGGACTGGCTTGTGCAAGTGCAGGTGAAATTCAAATTCCACCAGGAGACCTTGTATATGGCAGTTGGTATCATCGATTGCTTCTTGCAG GACAATCCTATCTCCAAGAAGACACTGCAGCTGGTCGGTATAACAGCTATGTTCATTGCCAGCAAATATGAAGAGATACTTCCCCCACACATTGGAGACTTTGCCTACATAACTGATTGCACTTGCACTACATCCCAAATCTGCCAGATGGAGAGGAAGATCCTGCAAGCCCTGGACTTTTGTCTGGGTCGCCCTGTCCCTCCGCACTTCTTAAGGAGGATTTCAAAGATAACAGAG GCGGACTTGAAACAGCACACTCTGGCCAAATACCTCATGGAGTTGTCCATTGTGGATTATGATATGGTTCACTTTCCTCCATCTAAGACTGCATCGGCTGCTTCCTGTTTGGCTTTGAAACTCCTCAATGGATGTGGGTGG ACACCAATTCTGCAACACTACACATCTTACACAGAGCATGACCTTCTACCAGTTATGCAGCACATAGCAAAGAATGTAATTCTGGTGAATGAGGGTGCTACCAAGCAGATG GCAATCAAGACCAAATATGCCAGCAGCAAAAATGGCAAGATAAGTGCCACTGAACATCTGAAATCTTCCACTATATGGAATCTAGCACAACCTCTGATTAACAATATGTAA
- the CCNB1 gene encoding G2/mitotic-specific cyclin-B1 isoform X2 translates to MALRATRHTQVATDVAPKRSLLPVTVRGEAVCAPKMGLRPRTALGDIGNRVTETKKRAAARMVVEETVCRKVAGTKRTVDISLGKVGTKKTLRAVAKEEVPLPAPEPKLEPQPEPSQVEPQSPTPMEICECAPSEDILCQAFSDVLLDVKDVDMDDGDDPHLCSTYVKDIYKYLRELEENKPVRPKYLDGREINGNMRAMLMDWLVQVQVKFKFHQETLYMAVGIIDCFLQDNPISKKTLQLVGITAMFIASKYEEILPPHIGDFAYITDCTCTTSQICQMERKILQALDFCLGRPVPPHFLRRISKITEADLKQHTLAKYLMELSIVDYDMVHFPPSKTASAASCLALKLLNGCGHQFCNTTHLTQSMTFYQLCST, encoded by the exons ATGGCGCTCAGGGCTACCAGG cacacTCAGGTGGCGACCGACGTCGCGCCGAAACGCAGCCTGCTGCCTGTCACCGTGCGCGGGGAGGCGGTGTGCGCCCCCAAGATGGGACTGCGGCCCCGCACCGCTCTGGGGGACATCGGCAACCGCGTCACTGAGACGAAAAAGCGGGCTGCTGCCAGGATGGTGGTGGAGGAGACGGTCTGCAGGAAGGTGGCAGGTACCAAGCGCACGGTGGACATCTCCCTGGGTAAAGTGGGTACCAAGAAGACGCTCAGGGCCGTCGCCAAGGAGGAGGTGCCATTGCCAGCTCCAGAGCCCAAGCTGGAGCCCCAGCCTGAGCCTTCCCAG GTGGAGCCTCAGTCTCCAACCCCCATGGAGATATGTGAATGTGCCCCATCAGAGGACATACTGTGTCAGGCTTTTTCTGATGTCTTGCTTGATGTGAAAGATGTAGATATGGATGATGGTGATGACCCACACCTCTGCAGCACCTATGTGAAGGATATCTACAAGTATCTGAGAGAGCTTGAG gaaaacaaacctgTCAGACCCAAATACCTGGATGGCCGGGAAATCAATGGGAACATGCGTGCCATGCTGATGGACTGGCTTGTGCAAGTGCAGGTGAAATTCAAATTCCACCAGGAGACCTTGTATATGGCAGTTGGTATCATCGATTGCTTCTTGCAG GACAATCCTATCTCCAAGAAGACACTGCAGCTGGTCGGTATAACAGCTATGTTCATTGCCAGCAAATATGAAGAGATACTTCCCCCACACATTGGAGACTTTGCCTACATAACTGATTGCACTTGCACTACATCCCAAATCTGCCAGATGGAGAGGAAGATCCTGCAAGCCCTGGACTTTTGTCTGGGTCGCCCTGTCCCTCCGCACTTCTTAAGGAGGATTTCAAAGATAACAGAG GCGGACTTGAAACAGCACACTCTGGCCAAATACCTCATGGAGTTGTCCATTGTGGATTATGATATGGTTCACTTTCCTCCATCTAAGACTGCATCGGCTGCTTCCTGTTTGGCTTTGAAACTCCTCAATGGATGTGG ACACCAATTCTGCAACACTACACATCTTACACAGAGCATGACCTTCTACCAGTTATGCAGCACATAG